The following coding sequences lie in one Lolium perenne isolate Kyuss_39 chromosome 2, Kyuss_2.0, whole genome shotgun sequence genomic window:
- the LOC139835666 gene encoding uncharacterized protein, protein MEHLAHDPAPRSRIYHLMAEGISFKITATFCASRLEKWIRAFKRDYLDATPIKCVNLDCEFTNPREGDQRTAVLQLSGATKNLVFQICWADEVPQVLKEFLQDKTIRFCDAAIDKDVEMLSPYGIDIKSAFDLHKILPNHTKNPIPSLYDLANSVIETNLEKKRKKCKKKDAAEENEDEQIFGRALVPLAEGDMP, encoded by the coding sequence ATGGAGCACCTCGCGCACGACCCGGCTCCTCGATCTCGTATATACCACCTCATGGCCGAAGGGATTTCTTTCAAGATCACTGCCACTTTCTGTGCATCAAGGTTGGAGAAGTGGATCCGCGCCTTCAAGAGGGACTATCTCGACGCCACACCAATCAAGTGCGTCAACTTGGATTGCGAGTTCACCAACCCTCGCGAGGGTGATCAGCGCACCGCTGTCCTTCAACTCTCGGGGGCGACCAAGAATTTAGTATTCCAGATTTGTTGGGCTGATGAAGTGCCACAAGTTCTCAAGGAGTTCTTGCAGGACAAGACCATCAGATTCTGTGACGCGGCTATTGACAAGGATGTGGAAATGCTTAGTCCCTACGGTATTGATATTAAATCTGCGTTCGACCTCCATAAGATACTCCCGAACCACACCAAAAATCCCATTCCGAGTCTTTATGATCTGGCAAATTCTGTCATTGAGACAAATCttgagaagaagaggaagaagtgcAAGAAGAAGGACGCAGCGGAAGAAAATGAAGATGAACAGATTTTTGGGCGGGCACTTGTTCCAttggctgaaggagatatgccctag